The Clostridiaceae bacterium HFYG-1003 genome includes a window with the following:
- a CDS encoding DUF3810 domain-containing protein, with product MKPIARSVARGIFLPFAALILFSVYQRTGANGAIDSYYTNGISKAILLVLSALTSWLPFSLAEVFVLGIVLLFIMFFVSGIRSVMKGTDRIRALTRITDLIALLVIGFLLIWGFNYRALGLSAAVGISPVQGDAVQLKRLGLDLVEQAKTERALTGLKDTEVFHYTGDLHQASLAAYETMAEDYPAFLQPKGRVKPLATSRWFSQMGISGIFFPYTGEANYNKDQPMLLIPSTILHELAHLKGIAREEEANFMAYFASRSSDDMALRYSSTMLALINTMNRLTAQDPAAAREVYERYSEGMLLDLADYDAYWDRFEGPIQEQAEAVNDQYLKSNGQETGVQSYEDMVSFLLDFWEKDNRN from the coding sequence ATGAAGCCGATTGCTCGCAGCGTGGCCAGGGGCATCTTTTTGCCTTTCGCTGCGCTGATTCTTTTTTCGGTCTATCAACGAACTGGGGCCAATGGAGCAATTGATTCATACTATACGAATGGTATCTCAAAAGCGATTCTGCTGGTTCTCTCAGCCCTGACATCCTGGCTGCCTTTTTCCCTGGCAGAAGTCTTTGTTCTGGGAATCGTTCTCCTGTTTATCATGTTCTTCGTGTCAGGAATCCGTTCAGTCATGAAGGGGACAGATCGCATTCGCGCTCTCACCCGGATCACAGATCTGATCGCCTTGCTTGTGATCGGATTCCTGCTCATATGGGGATTCAATTACCGGGCCTTGGGACTTTCCGCCGCAGTTGGCATATCTCCGGTACAAGGGGATGCTGTCCAGCTGAAGCGGCTTGGCTTGGATCTGGTTGAGCAGGCCAAAACAGAACGGGCTCTGACGGGATTGAAGGATACCGAAGTGTTCCATTATACGGGGGATCTGCACCAAGCCAGTTTGGCTGCGTATGAGACGATGGCCGAGGACTATCCGGCATTTCTTCAGCCAAAGGGAAGGGTAAAACCACTCGCCACCAGTCGCTGGTTCAGCCAGATGGGAATCTCAGGCATCTTTTTTCCCTACACCGGCGAAGCAAATTATAATAAGGATCAGCCGATGCTGCTAATTCCCTCGACGATTCTCCATGAACTGGCCCATCTGAAAGGCATTGCCCGGGAAGAGGAAGCGAATTTCATGGCTTATTTTGCCTCGCGTTCCAGTGATGACATGGCCCTGCGCTATTCATCAACCATGCTGGCGCTGATCAATACCATGAACCGGCTGACCGCACAGGATCCAGCCGCTGCCCGGGAAGTATATGAGAGATACTCGGAGGGAATGCTACTGGATCTGGCCGACTATGATGCATATTGGGATCGGTTTGAGGGTCCGATCCAGGAGCAGGCTGAAGCGGTGAATGACCAGTACCTGAAGAGCAATGGTCAGGAGACTGGCGTTCAAAGCTATGAAGACATGGTATCATTCCTATTGGATTTCTGGGAAAAAGACAACAGAAACTAG
- the msrA gene encoding peptide-methionine (S)-S-oxide reductase MsrA — translation MNRIIVAGGCFWGVEAYFKKKSFVVDSTVGYVNSKVEQPDYKLVCTGTTGAAEAVEIMYEGDLTKVLETLFHIIDPTIINRQGHDVGSQYRTGIYYETEHDQKLILRFIESIQGSYAKPIVTEVMPLENFWPAEAYHQDYLEKNPGGYCHIDLNS, via the coding sequence ATGAATCGAATTATTGTCGCCGGAGGATGTTTTTGGGGTGTTGAAGCTTACTTTAAGAAAAAATCGTTTGTAGTCGACTCAACGGTTGGCTATGTGAACTCCAAAGTAGAGCAGCCGGATTACAAGCTGGTTTGCACCGGAACAACCGGAGCTGCCGAAGCAGTTGAAATTATGTATGAGGGAGATTTGACCAAAGTCCTTGAAACGCTGTTTCATATCATTGATCCCACGATTATAAACCGTCAGGGACATGATGTTGGTTCACAATATCGCACGGGGATTTACTATGAGACGGAGCATGATCAGAAGCTGATTCTCCGCTTCATTGAATCGATCCAGGGCAGCTATGCCAAACCTATCGTAACGGAAGTGATGCCCCTTGAAAACTTTTGGCCGGCAGAAGCCTATCATCAGGACTATCTCGAAAAAAATCCTGGCGGCTACTGTCATATTGACTTGAACAGCTAA